A segment of the Acetobacteroides hydrogenigenes genome:
CCTACCTCGGCATAAACGAGTTTAACGTAACCTGGGTAGACGATGGCGCCAAAGCCTTCAAAACCTTTATAGAGGGAACCTTTGACATATGCGTTCTCGATGTTATGCTACCCAACGTCGATGGCTTTACCATTGCCCGCCGCATTAAGGAGCATAACCCAAGAATTCCGCTCATCTTCTTAACCGCCAAAACGCTCAAGAACGATATTCAGGAAGGGTTTAGCATTGGTGCCGACGACTACATCACCAAGCCTTTCGACTCGGAGGTGCTTATTTGGAAGATAAACGCCATTCTCAACCGCGATAAGCTTTCGAACGGAAGCGCCAACGCTCCAAAAACGAGCTACGAGCTCGGCATTTACACCTTCGATGCCGAGGTGCGCACCCTTAGGCATGGCGATGTTGAGGAAAAGCTATCCCCCCGCGAGGCCGATCTGCTAAAGCTGCTCATCGAAAACTCCAACACCGTACTACAGCGCGACAAGGCGCTGCTTACCATTTGGAAAGACGACAGCTACTTTGCAGGCCGTAGCATGGATGTTTACATAACCAAGCTGCGCAAGTACCTCAAAGACGATCCAAGCATCGAGATCTCGAGCGTTCATGGCACTGGATTTATGCTAAAGATCAAACACTAGCCACGGAATAGCTGTTATAGCATTATCTAAAAAACATTACTGCTATGAAAAAGCTATATGCAGCTATGGCATTTCTACTGGTAGCATCGGTGGCATTAGCCAACAAAACTTCGGTACAGATAGATGCTCCCGAGAAGGTAAAAAAGGGAAAAGAAGTTACCGTTATTATTAAGGTCTTTCACAAGGGCAACTCAAAAATGCACCACACCAATTGGGTTACGCTAGCCCTCGATGGCAAGGTGGTTCAGCGATGGGAGTATTCGAAGCATGCCCTTCCTAAAAGCGAAAACTTCACCCTAGAGTACAAGTTTGTACCTAAAGAAAACACCTCGGTAACCGTACAGGGCAACTGCAACCTACATGGCAGCCAAGGGCCTATTATGACAATGATTGCCGTAGAGTAGTCGAATCAAAGAAAAAGGGAAAAGCGTGCTACACGGCACGCTTTTTCAATTTCCATAGGGAAGCATTAAGTAAAAACAAACAGGCCGCTCCGAAACGGAGCAGCCTGCTGCTGTATACGTACTCTTCAGAAAGAAATCTAGCGTACAGGTTTTGCGCTCATATCGAAACGAAGAACGCCACCGCGCATGATGTCGGCATGCTGAAGCGTCCAT
Coding sequences within it:
- a CDS encoding response regulator transcription factor, encoding MSNVNVLLVEDDTNFGSVLKAYLGINEFNVTWVDDGAKAFKTFIEGTFDICVLDVMLPNVDGFTIARRIKEHNPRIPLIFLTAKTLKNDIQEGFSIGADDYITKPFDSEVLIWKINAILNRDKLSNGSANAPKTSYELGIYTFDAEVRTLRHGDVEEKLSPREADLLKLLIENSNTVLQRDKALLTIWKDDSYFAGRSMDVYITKLRKYLKDDPSIEISSVHGTGFMLKIKH
- a CDS encoding desulfoferrodoxin family protein, producing the protein MKKLYAAMAFLLVASVALANKTSVQIDAPEKVKKGKEVTVIIKVFHKGNSKMHHTNWVTLALDGKVVQRWEYSKHALPKSENFTLEYKFVPKENTSVTVQGNCNLHGSQGPIMTMIAVE